The Ficedula albicollis isolate OC2 chromosome 5, FicAlb1.5, whole genome shotgun sequence genome includes the window TGCAAGACTTTTTTGACTTCTATAACTGCTTCCCCACAGACATACTCACCAGATACCCCTGGCATCAGGCCAGTCTCTTGCCATCCCAGATGCCAACAGAAGAGGAGAAACTGGCTTGTCAAACAAGAAGTGGTCATcaatcagctgctgctgctctgcatcagTCATGTTCCTCAGAGCATAGTACTTTCCCTTGAGATCACCATCCAGACTACCCAGAGCTGGAAGAGAGAGGCTCTTTTAGAATGGGACTAAAGGTGCTAGACTTTCCCAGCACTTTGGAGACCCCACACAAAGTATGGCAATGTTTGATCTACTGGGTCTGGCTCCTCCCTTGCTTTCATCTGCAGTGGCAGTACCCTTGTGGTAGTATCAGATGATTTGTCTGCACCTTTCAGGCTTATACAAATAGCCTTTGTTCCCTTACATGCAGTATAGGATCGTTAGTGCTGCTGAACTGTACAAACGGAGACTGCTTTTCTTCCAAGGAGAACCAAGGTTACGAATATAACAAGCAGCATTATTCTAGTCAAGGACTGTTACCCTGCCCTTGAGAGGTTTTGAAACAACTACACTCTCAGTCTCCAGAACTGCACCTTGAGCACtgagaggaaatgggaaaaaaaaaaaaccaccaaaaaataGCTGAAGAATTTCACTAAAAACCAGGGCTTACTCTAGTCAGTTGCAGATTTGGAACAAGACTACATCTCTAAGCAAGCTGAACATTAATGAAAGTCAATTAAAAGCAGCCACAGAACACTGCACCCCATGACTCAAGCCCTCTAGTTGCTACATACCTGTTACAGTTCAGGTTTGAGCCCTGATGAACTAACCTCtttccccacacacacagacagaagcTTTTGAGATCAGCAGAGGTCAACTTAATGTAGTCCAACTTCCCTCTGCCACGTGCTCTTGCTCTCAGCTACAAGCTGCAATGCTGAGGCAGGTCGAATGCAATGAGccttttccagggaaagctCCATGTTCAGACTTAGTCTCCAGGGAGGTAGCTTTTGCCAAGTGCTTCCATTTTCAAACTGCAAACACCTCTTGTGCAAAGGACAGAACTGTGTCCCTGAGGCACCCAGTTCTCATTTTACCTTCAACAGAGAGCTTCTCGATAGCCCGCCTCTCCCCTCGGCTGCAGTGCGGGGGAAGGCAGAACCCACGGATGCTTCTGCCAGTTCTGACACGGGAGCTTAGCACGTAGTTGGGATCCAGGTCTTCACCTCCCTACAAAGATAAGGAAACCAGCAAGTACAACCCTGTTACCAAGATACCTCCCCTGAACACATGTAGCCCTCATGCACTTAAGAATGCACTTTACACCTGAGGTATTGACTACCTGGCCTGTAAGCCAGTACCTCACTACAGGGctattttcttcagcattaCATCAAGTATCTGTGCAACACAACTCCTGCTTTAAGGCCAAGGTTACAGCTACTAAGTAGTCCTAAAAGACAGGGTTATCACCAGAACATCAGTTCCATGTCCACTTCAGACTGTGGTCTGGGCTTCTGTTACTCTTTACAAATCTGCCATCTAGAGATACCAATATGAAGCAAAGCCTCCTTTAAGTAGGTGTTTACTCTTGCAAATGAGAATTATTCTTTACTGTTCTCACAAGTCTCTTATTTTCAATAAGATTTATAGCTAGCTGATCAACATGGAGTTATGAACTCTGGGAGTTTAGTTTACAGTAACATTTAAAAtccataaaattatttaagaacCCTTACTCCtagctgtaaaaatatttattcaacaGCATGACACCATCAGCTAGTGGTTAAGATCCAAGatcagacagaagaaaatgtttaagtTTTATGATAGCCTTGACCCCCAGGACGGTGCTGTTTAGTATGACTGCTAGAGCCCACAGCTTGTGGAAATGCACACTAGAGGTGTTTGGCACAAGCCACACTACAGCAGCACCTGAAAAAAGCTCCTACTGCACACAAGCTGCCCAGTTGTACCCAGCCACTGAGATCCCACAGCAGCAAGCTCCTCAGGCTGACTGCAGCAGACCCACAGCCCAAGTGTCCATGCTCGGTGGAAGCTAGGGGACAGAGCCTGAGCAACCAGTTCAGGCAGCTGCCAACAACTTTACAGTCCTCAAACCAATGATCTGTAATTGATCAAAACTTTATACCTGCAGGTTATCAGCATTCAGGTCGGTCTTGTGCTGATCACTTGGTTTGTAGCCACCATGCCTGTCTTCAATAACTGGATCAAAGAGCTCCTTGAACACTTCATAGGATTCTTCATCACCAGCCACACATCCTACTGTCATTATGAAGGGATGGCCTGGAGTGGTAATAAAGTCAGAAGGGCTAAGTTTGGGCAACATTTGGCTGTACTCCAGTGCAGCACTAACCAGGCAAGTTCTTTAGTGGCAAGTCTAGTCACTTAGAAATTCATTCTTACATAGAAACATTTGGAGAGACCCTACGTTTTACACTTCATCCAGTTAGTCAAATGCAGTGCTATGGAAACCCATAGCTGTTGTCATTAAACCATGCTCATTCAACAAGCTTGGTTTAGGACAAATTTGCACAGCACATCTAATTTCACTAGCTAATTTAGATCACTCAATAGATCTTTATGTCTAAACAATCATGCTTTGCTGCAAGCAAGcatgctttgctttttgctcCTTCTGCTACACAGCTACATTTCTGTAGTCTGCTCATAAATACCACCTGCACAAGATTAGTTTTAAGTCACCATATTCAAAAGCACCAGTTACTTCAGCTGGTTCACACGGAATATTCTCAATGCATTTTACCAGGATTATCAACCCCAGTCTGAATGACATCATCCAGGGTGAAGCCACTGGGCGTGACTCTGTCTCTCAGTTTCTTGTATAAATCCAGGGTTAGAACTTTGGCCATGTGGTTGTTGTGGGTGCTCAGGTCCGGGTACTCCTCATCAGGAGGCAGTCTCTGATTATTTAGTTGGGCCATTTTGATATTGctagagtaaaaataaatactgtaatGTTAACATGTAAACACATCTGCTCCCCCTTTTTCATAGAAGTGCTACAGAACATCATGTAACCAGTTTAGAATACAAATAGACCAGGACAGCCAGgtaaattgacttttttttcctcccctccccagatGAGTTATAATTAGAATGCATttggtttgactttttttttttctcttcagattGAAAGTATTTAGCAGAGCAGTTACATAATCGAAGTGTCTGGGAATTGATATGTCAGATCACAGCATGGAATATAGCTTGATGGAAACATGGCCTCCCAACAGAGCCATGCTTTTAGAGCAGTCTCTCAATGCTTTAGAAGACTTGTCCCTCAGTATCTTGAGAAGTTTGGGTACCATTGTCAAGAAGCACTTCCAGTCAGGAGGGAGAACAGATCATTATGCAGATCTAACGACCCCATTACCTGGGTTGTCAACCCCAGTCTGGATGCAATCATCCAGGGTAAATCCACTGGGAGTCTGTTTATCCCTCAATTTCTTGTACAGGTCCGGGGTCAGCACCTTAGCCATGTGATTGTTGTGAGCTTTCAGGTCAGGGTACTCCTCCTCAGGCTTGAACTTCATCTTCAGGAGGTTGTGGCTGTTTGAGAAGGGCATGGCTGACCCTACCGCAGTCACTAGGGGAGAAAGATGGGAAGCCTATCACTGGGGGTTTGGCAGCCTCCGGACCGCCCGGGGGAACGCCAGGCACCCAAAAGGTCACCTTGGCTCACGTTCCACCCGCGCCTTTCACACCTTTGCTGCAACACCACCTTCCACAAGCgccaagaaggaagaaagaaagacaaaaaagttCTTCGCCTGCAGCAGCCTTGCCCCGTCCCCAGCAGCCCGGCCGCAGGGGCAGAGGCTCTCCGGCTGCCGGGCACCGCCCGGGCGGAGGGGACGCGCCCAAGGTCgcgcggagcggagcggagcggagcggccgtcgcagcggggggggggggggggggggggggggggggggggggggggggggggggggggggggggggggggggggggggggggggggggggggggggggggggggggggggggggggggggggggggggggggggggggggggggggggggggggggggggggggggggggggggggggggggggggggggggggggggggggggggggggggggggggggggggggggggggggggggggggggggggggggggggggggggggggggggggggggggggggggggggggggggggggggggggggggggggggggggggggggggggggggggggggggggggggggggggggggggggggggggggggggggggggggggggggggggggggggggggggggggggggggggggggggggggggggggggggggggggggggggggggggggggggggggggggggggggggggggggggggggggggggggggggggggggggggggggggggggggggggggggggggggggggggggggggggggggggggggggggggggggggggggggggggggggggggggggggggggggggggggggggggggggggggggggggggggggggggggggggggggggggggggggggggggggggggggggggggggggggggggggggggggggggggggggggggggggggggggggggggggggggggggggggggggggggggggggggggggggggggggggggggggggggggggggggggggggggggggggggggggggggggggggggggggggggggggggggggggggggggggggggggggggggggggggggggggggggggggggggggggggggggggggggggggggggggggggggggggggggggggggggggggggggggggggggggggggggggggggggggggggggggggggggggggggggggggggggggggggggggggggggggggggggggggggggggggggggggggggggggggggggggggggggggggggggggggggggggggggggggggggggggggggggggggggccgcgcgGCGGCGGGCGGGGCGGGCGTTGCGCCGCCGGCCGGGCCCGCGCTTGCCGCCATTTTGCTCGGCGTCGGGGCGGTGGGTTGGGGGGCAGGGAGCCCCCGGGGCGCCTCTCGGCGCTGAGGCGACCCCGGCGCTGGCCGGTACCGCGGGCGTGAGGGCAGGGACGCACCTCGTGTGCCGCCGGCCAAGGGCTGCCAGCAAGGATTGTACACGGCCCGCTGCAGGCTTCACACCTTTGCCAACCCCTCGGTCGAGCGCTCAAACACGGGTCTGGTGATGCACCATCCCAAAATAAGGGTTATGTAGTGCGCGCTCTGGCCGTGCTCTGAGCCTGGTGAGTGGCAAGTGCTCCCGAGATGGCAGAAGCCCTGAGGCGGCTGCGGATGTGGCGCCCAGCCCCCGGCAGCCTGGTTCTGCAGAGGGAGGACCTGCACCTCGCCTCCAGCACCTGCGAAACCGTGGGCTCGTTTTACAGTTTAATTTGAAAGGAAGTAGGGTGATTGTGTGAATCGCAGTGAATCCTCTGCTCTTGTCAtgtgccaaaaaaagaaaaaaaaagtcctcagCTTTTATTGGAGAGAGGGTGATTTCCTGCTAAAGACAGGCACAGGAACTCTGGGATCTGACCCATCTAAAGCTCACCTGGAATTCATGAAAATAATGAGTTCCATTGGTCTTTTTGTAGGAATAAGCAGGTTTGTCCCAAAGCTAAGATACAGCTGAGAATCCTGCTGTTtgcagaaataataatttgttaATAATGTGGATATCTTGATTTGACTTTCACCTTTACATAATAGTATCTTTATCTTCCTCTCTTCCGTGTTTCTCCCAGCAGAACCCATGTTTATCCTCCTGTCCAAACAGAGTGTACTTATCCATGACAATGCGAATCTGAGTCCCAGAGTTGCTTTCCTTGACAGGAGCTGCAATTATGAGGAGACATCACCAGAAACTCCCCACCACAACCCTTTCAGCACCATGACCAGTACCCTCACCCTAAGAACAAGAAGCATGCGCATTTTACAGAACTAAGgacttaaaaataataatatagaTATAGAGGAAATCATGCAAAGTAAAAAGCCTAGACTGCATCAAATAGAAATGTGCTGTGTTTGGCAGCCATCCAGATTTCCGAGTTATTCCAGGTCTGGTAGACCGAGATGCTGAGTACACAGATCTCCAGGAGAAGCCAAGGGCTCGGCATCTGTGCAAGTCCAGTCTCTTAGCTTCCGGATCAAAGAACAAATCCTCTCTCTAGGTCTCCTCTGCACTTTTAACCTCGTAAAATCTTCCCCGACACACTAATAGTTTCACACAATGCTCATGCTTCAGAATAGTGTAAATTGCAAATAACACATGGCTAAACAagtattaaattattataaGTGTAAAATTGTACCTAGAGTCCTCAATAAATTGCAATATGAATATAATATTAATGGATTACCTCAGCTGCAACATAATGCTAAttgtgtatatttttaaatgtaatacccaaatattttattcttaatttgaaacagaaaccATTTTCTTATATTATGGCATATTTTTGTGGTGGTGTTctccacaaaaagaaaaaaaaaagccaatcaGGGTAGGTTCTGAAGGCTCCTTTTATCTTATTTCATAATCTATTACCACACAAACAAAGAAGCAATCAACTGTTCTGTAATTTAATTGTTCAGGAGATTTGTGGAGTCAAGGTCACCTCAAGATCCAAAATCCAAGGATCCCTTTCATTGGATATGCTCTTTTTCTCCCAGTCTTGCAGAACAGGGAATATCAGTTGTAGTAAGCAGGTAGAAGTCTCAGTGTGCCACACATTACAGCACTTccaacacaaacacacacctCTTCTTCACAGAACTTGGGGGAGATGGAAAGAAAGTCAGGAACATAAAATCACTAAAATATATCCAATTTACATGTTTGATAAACAATGTACTTTCTACCTCCCTTTTCTCATCACTATTTGACAAATTTCTAACATGCAGTAAGTCAGAAGTGGCTGGGTTTTACTCAGACAGCATTTTAAGATTTGCTGAAAGCTGTGTGTAAATTGGATCCTATCTTTGTCACAGCATTCTGTGCCAGCTTCCCTAGTGACTTAATTACAGATGCTGTGCCCTTTGTCAACAGCCTCTGATCACCCGCTTTATCTGCCTCATCTGCTGGGAAACACTTGCTTTGGATAAGCCTGTATGGCCTGTTAGACCGTGATAAAGGCACCAATACTCACTTTCCATGCTGGGATGGTATCTTAGTGAATACTGATTTATATGCTACATTTCCGGTTGGAAAGGTGGGCTGATTACTCCAGACATCTTTGCACTGAGCTTTAACAATGAAGAATTAGGGGAAGTTAATCATGGGCCATGCAGCTAACTTCCTAAGAGGCTTAATTATAAATGTTGTGCGGTGTACAAGTGCAAGAGGAGATGGGTGTTAGCTAGTGAATGTGTCTTCTGAAATTACTTGCAGGAATGTAACATGAACCTGAAGAACTAGGGGATAAATATCATCTTGGAAACACAGAACAATATTCCAAATTAggaaacagcaagagaaagTGGTTTGCCGTGAACAATTGAATTGTTTCCAATTCCTAATCTACAACTAAACACCACTTGAAAATTAAACATAACACTCATGCAGCAGTAGATTAAAGAAATTGGCCATAGCTCCATCTGCTTAACTTGTCAAATGAAACTTCACTTCCCATTTATCACTTGAAATGTATTTGCTTAGTTGTAATCCTTGGTGTATTTTTTCTCACTGCTCAGGCAGTCTGTTGAAAATTACTGATTGTTTCCAGTGAGCTGAGTGCCTGTGGAAATGGGGAGTTGCTGAGTGTCTCAATCTTGCACACAGTCAGGCCCATAGTGATCTCAACAGCAGCCCATCATGGGAAAGAAAGGACATGAGAACATAAACAATGACAAATATAACCAATGACActaaaaatgacagaaaattaaacaaagtGGGAGCAAATATAAAGGCACAGTAGAGCCATGATTGCCAGTCAGAAAAACAGCTGAGTAGGAGTTTGCAGTTTAAGAAACCTCTGAAACTGCATACATTATGTTTAGATTAGATGGAGAAGAGTTTCATAACTAACAAAGACTACTGCAATTATGCTATGGGCAGATCAACACCATAACAAAAAATATGTTCTCATTGAAggtaatgggaaaaaaaatccctaataCTTCATGGAacaacattaatttaaaaaatcacagatcATCATCTAAACAGCTCTCCGTTattgggtttgggattgtgAAAGGATGACTTTCTCTCCATTACTGTGTATTACAGGTTACTGGTGAATGCAGCACAGTACAGAGCGTTATCTGATTTAGCTGGGAACACTACCTGCACGTCCAGGGTGATTCACATGCTCCCTGCTATGCCCATACCGCTCCCATGCCAGGTGGCCTGGGCTTGTTGTGAGCAGAAGATGAGGCAATATTCTCCTCCTTTGCTCCTCCTTGCCTCCTGACTACAGCCCCCGTACcaccagggcaggcagggctctccACATCATTTCAATCCTAAACACGAGACAGAAGTAGGAGTTAGTACCATGCTGTTAGGGGGTTAGATAACaattctgctgcttctgagcCCACAGTGTGGTTTCTCCTGCAGCCTTACG containing:
- the CKB gene encoding creatine kinase B-type isoform X1, which gives rise to MPFSNSHNLLKMKFKPEEEYPDLKAHNNHMAKVLTPDLYKKLRDKQTPSGFTLDDCIQTGVDNPGHPFIMTVGCVAGDEESYEVFKELFDPVIEDRHGGYKPSDQHKTDLNADNLQGGEDLDPNYVLSSRVRTGRSIRGFCLPPHCSRGERRAIEKLSVEALGSLDGDLKGKYYALRNMTDAEQQQLIDDHFLFDKPVSPLLLASGMARDWPDARGIWHNDNKTFLVWINEEDHLRVISMQKGGNMKEVFNRFCTGLTKIESLFKAKNYEFMWNPHLGYILTCPSNLGTGLRAGVHIKLPHLGKHEKFGEVLKRLRLQKRGTGGVDTAAVGGVFDVSNADRLGFSEVELVQMVVDGVKLLIEMEKRLENGQSIDDLMPAQK
- the CKB gene encoding creatine kinase B-type isoform X2 is translated as MAQLNNQRLPPDEEYPDLSTHNNHMAKVLTLDLYKKLRDRVTPSGFTLDDVIQTGVDNPGHPFIMTVGCVAGDEESYEVFKELFDPVIEDRHGGYKPSDQHKTDLNADNLQGGEDLDPNYVLSSRVRTGRSIRGFCLPPHCSRGERRAIEKLSVEALGSLDGDLKGKYYALRNMTDAEQQQLIDDHFLFDKPVSPLLLASGMARDWPDARGIWHNDNKTFLVWINEEDHLRVISMQKGGNMKEVFNRFCTGLTKIESLFKAKNYEFMWNPHLGYILTCPSNLGTGLRAGVHIKLPHLGKHEKFGEVLKRLRLQKRGTGGVDTAAVGGVFDVSNADRLGFSEVELVQMVVDGVKLLIEMEKRLENGQSIDDLMPAQK